The following are from one region of the Candidatus Edwardsbacteria bacterium genome:
- a CDS encoding UvrD-helicase domain-containing protein, whose translation MARGLNRSQESAVTHGNGPLLIIAGAGTGKTRVITERIRYLIESKKAKPSEILALTFTEKASREMSDRVDAGLPIGHEEIWISTFHSFCERLLRQDGLEIGLDTSYRILTEPEVWLFVRQNLFKFQLDYYRPLSNPAQFIHALLRVISRAKDEDISAGRYLQWAEDNDKKAADLKSDDKATLEDAAKQLEVARAYLGYQKLMLDHGFMDFADLQTYCLKALREKPGLGMKYQKRFRYLLVDEYQDTNYSQNQMLKLLVGQEKNITVCGDDDQSIYKFRGASISNILQFRRDFPEARTVVLTDNYRSGQRILDAAYRLIQFNNPDRLEASERVDKKLQSLAGKADNDIRYLSFKSAEDEASWVSEEIWRHLQGGGRRPSDFAILSRNNDHLLPFVTALKQRGIPYQLVGNRGLYDLEEVKNLIAYIQVLHNFYDNAALFRLLTLECFELPMEDITRLLAHSRLINQPLYETMDAAANPSEKAKAEAAGSDDHHTEKKGFSALNAITPESIEKIKKIKDLIETHLELSRRQPASLVLLDFIRQTNYARIGGFPETPEEELRIKNIGLFLAKLNQFESLSGDRTVKAFAEWLKLMDEAGDDPAQAVIEDVDVVTLSTVHSAKGLEYPMVFMVQLAHLRFPGRNLSDQIELPDELVPEDKPAGDFHIQEERRLFYVGLTRAREQLYLTAAEMYTAKKLFKPSGFIAEALGETPPQMIPAGVGLLPAAAQTKALVWEQSPPPSPAEVTRFSYSQFKDYEKCPRFYKLKYILKIPETPAHNASFGKSIHDALNEYHQNLAAGKSINGEQLKEIYRKRWVPVGYKSQEHEQAMYQEGLELLEKYCQMDARRESVPEMLEKEFSVRLASCQLVGRIDRIDRLPDGDYEVIDYKTGKSRPQKEVDKDEQLTVYALACHQALGLKPKIYSLYFVKQGEKISTARSEKQMEEIKAAVNRTVEDIRAGNFKPVKNERSCGQCQYQIICG comes from the coding sequence ATGGCCAGGGGATTAAACAGATCACAGGAAAGCGCCGTCACGCATGGGAATGGGCCGCTGCTGATAATTGCCGGGGCCGGCACCGGCAAGACCAGGGTGATCACCGAGCGGATAAGATATCTGATAGAATCAAAGAAGGCCAAGCCCTCGGAGATACTGGCTCTGACCTTTACCGAGAAGGCCTCCCGGGAGATGTCCGACCGGGTGGACGCCGGACTGCCCATCGGGCACGAGGAGATCTGGATATCAACCTTCCATTCGTTCTGCGAGAGGCTGCTGCGCCAGGACGGCCTGGAGATAGGATTGGATACCAGTTACCGGATATTGACCGAGCCCGAGGTCTGGCTGTTCGTCCGGCAGAATCTATTCAAATTTCAGCTGGATTATTACCGGCCGCTGTCAAATCCGGCCCAGTTCATTCATGCCCTGCTGAGGGTCATCTCCAGAGCCAAGGACGAGGATATTTCAGCCGGGAGATATTTACAATGGGCGGAGGACAACGATAAAAAAGCGGCGGATCTTAAAAGCGATGATAAGGCCACCCTGGAGGATGCTGCGAAACAGCTGGAAGTGGCCCGGGCTTATCTTGGCTACCAAAAACTGATGCTGGATCATGGTTTCATGGATTTTGCCGACCTACAGACCTACTGCCTGAAGGCCCTCAGAGAAAAGCCCGGCCTTGGCATGAAATATCAGAAACGGTTCAGATACCTTCTGGTGGACGAGTATCAGGACACCAATTACAGCCAGAACCAGATGCTGAAACTGCTGGTGGGACAGGAGAAAAATATAACCGTCTGCGGGGATGACGACCAGTCCATTTACAAGTTCCGGGGGGCATCCATCAGCAATATCCTGCAATTCCGAAGGGATTTTCCGGAAGCTAGAACCGTGGTGCTCACCGACAACTATCGCTCGGGTCAGAGGATATTGGATGCCGCCTATCGTTTGATACAGTTCAACAACCCCGACCGGCTGGAGGCATCGGAGAGGGTGGATAAGAAGCTCCAGTCCCTGGCCGGAAAGGCGGATAACGACATCCGGTACCTATCCTTTAAATCAGCCGAGGATGAGGCTTCCTGGGTGTCCGAAGAGATCTGGCGGCATCTGCAGGGCGGAGGGCGGAGACCGTCGGATTTCGCCATTCTGTCGCGGAACAACGATCATCTGCTGCCGTTCGTAACCGCCTTGAAACAGCGGGGCATCCCCTACCAATTGGTGGGCAACCGCGGACTTTATGACCTGGAGGAAGTGAAGAACCTGATAGCCTACATTCAGGTGCTGCACAATTTTTACGATAACGCCGCCCTGTTCAGGTTGTTGACCCTGGAATGCTTTGAACTGCCGATGGAGGATATCACCCGGCTGTTGGCCCATTCCCGGCTGATCAATCAGCCTTTGTATGAAACCATGGATGCAGCGGCCAATCCCAGCGAAAAGGCAAAAGCTGAGGCAGCTGGATCCGATGACCACCACACCGAGAAAAAAGGATTTTCGGCTCTGAATGCCATCACCCCGGAAAGCATCGAAAAGATCAAGAAAATAAAGGATCTGATAGAGACCCACCTGGAGCTGTCCCGGAGACAGCCGGCCTCCCTGGTCCTGCTGGATTTCATCCGGCAGACCAATTATGCCCGCATCGGCGGCTTCCCCGAGACCCCGGAGGAGGAGCTCAGGATCAAGAACATCGGTTTGTTCCTGGCCAAGCTCAATCAGTTCGAATCATTGAGTGGAGACCGGACGGTAAAGGCGTTTGCCGAGTGGCTAAAGCTGATGGACGAGGCCGGGGACGATCCGGCCCAGGCGGTGATCGAGGATGTTGACGTGGTGACACTTTCCACGGTCCATTCGGCCAAGGGCCTGGAATATCCGATGGTGTTCATGGTGCAGCTGGCGCACCTGCGTTTCCCGGGCAGGAACCTGAGCGACCAGATAGAACTGCCCGATGAATTGGTCCCCGAGGATAAGCCGGCCGGAGATTTTCATATTCAGGAGGAGAGGCGGCTTTTCTATGTGGGCCTGACCAGGGCCAGGGAGCAGCTGTATCTGACCGCGGCTGAAATGTATACCGCCAAAAAGCTGTTCAAGCCGTCTGGCTTCATTGCCGAGGCTTTGGGGGAAACTCCGCCCCAAATGATCCCGGCCGGGGTGGGGCTGCTGCCAGCGGCGGCCCAGACCAAAGCCTTGGTCTGGGAGCAGAGTCCCCCCCCGTCGCCAGCGGAGGTAACGCGTTTTTCCTACAGCCAGTTCAAGGATTATGAAAAATGCCCCAGATTCTACAAGTTGAAATATATCCTCAAGATCCCGGAGACCCCGGCCCACAATGCCAGCTTCGGAAAAAGCATCCACGATGCCTTGAATGAATATCATCAAAATCTAGCCGCCGGCAAAAGCATCAACGGAGAACAGCTTAAGGAGATATACCGTAAACGCTGGGTGCCGGTGGGATACAAAAGCCAGGAACATGAGCAGGCGATGTATCAGGAAGGCCTGGAATTATTGGAGAAGTACTGCCAGATGGATGCCCGCCGGGAATCCGTCCCGGAAATGCTGGAGAAGGAATTCTCCGTAAGGCTGGCAAGCTGCCAGCTGGTGGGGCGGATAGACAGGATAGACCGATTGCCTGATGGTGATTACGAGGTCATAGACTACAAGACCGGAAAAAGCCGACCCCAGAAAGAGGTGGACAAGGACGAGCAGCTTACGGTGTATGCCCTGGCCTGTCACCAGGCTTTGGGACTTAAACCGAAAATATATTCGCTTTACTTTGTTAAACAGGGGGAGAAAATAAGCACGGCAAGGAGCGAAAAACAGATGGAAGAGATAAAAGCGGCAGTCAACCGAACGGTGGAGGACATCCGGGCGGGCAATTTCAAACCGGTCAAAAACGAGCGCAGCTGCGGACAATGCCAATACCAGATCATATGCGGGTGA
- a CDS encoding S9 family peptidase, with translation MEKKYWTAAMLAAALCASLSFAQPGTHLPKPPEASIVPVSDTLFGDIRRDNYRWLRQREDPQVIRYLTSENQYAEAVMAPTQALQEILYQEMRGRIKETDLTVPEKMGNYFYYYRTEQGRQYSLFCRKKDRRPAGEEILFDENAAAQGHQYFDVGSYRISPDQKMLAYTLDTTGSEYYSLHVKNIRQGRPLADSIARIDNSLEWGNDAQTLFYLTLDESHRPYRLYRHILGTPQSSDALLYQEDDPKYSLELFKTRSRKYIVLHISSKATTEERYIEADKPRSGLKILSPRRPGIEYYLEHQGRYFYVLTNQNAVNFKVLRASVKAGGEWQEFIAPSDSVLLEGVDAFKDFMAVYERRNGLKNIRIIDSKNGTEHYVEFPEPDYSFWPSRNWEYESYKLRFSYTSLVTPSTVYDYDVRKRAKESLKRQEVLGGYNQDDYRCERIFARAGDGAMIPISLVYKEGRLTDGKSPLVLEGYGAYGASSNPYFSSARLSLLDRGFIYAIAHVRGGGEMGRRWYDQGKLLNKKNSFTDFIACAEYLISQKYTSPDKLVITGGSAGGLLMGAVANIRPDLFQGVVANVPFVDVINTMLDPSIPLTTAEYEEWGNPGDPAYYFYMKSYSPYDNVKRQNYPNMLITAGLNDPRVGFWEPAKWTAKLRALKTDNNLLLLKTNMGAGHGGLTGRFDYLKEEAFEYAFILGLFGIGK, from the coding sequence ATGGAGAAAAAATATTGGACAGCTGCGATGCTGGCAGCGGCCCTGTGCGCCTCCCTTTCATTTGCCCAGCCCGGGACCCATCTCCCAAAGCCGCCGGAGGCCTCAATTGTCCCCGTCTCGGACACCCTGTTCGGAGATATCCGGAGGGACAACTACCGTTGGCTGCGCCAGCGGGAGGACCCCCAGGTCATCAGGTATCTGACTTCGGAAAACCAATACGCCGAAGCGGTGATGGCGCCCACCCAGGCACTCCAGGAAATCCTGTATCAGGAAATGCGGGGCAGGATCAAGGAGACCGACCTGACGGTGCCGGAAAAAATGGGGAACTATTTTTATTATTACCGGACCGAACAGGGCCGGCAATACTCTTTATTTTGCCGGAAAAAAGACAGGCGGCCTGCCGGCGAGGAGATCCTTTTCGATGAAAATGCCGCTGCCCAGGGGCACCAATATTTCGATGTCGGTTCCTACCGGATCAGCCCCGATCAAAAGATGCTGGCCTATACCCTGGATACCACCGGATCGGAATACTACTCGCTTCATGTTAAAAACATCAGGCAGGGACGGCCCCTGGCCGACAGCATTGCCCGGATCGACAACAGCCTGGAATGGGGCAACGACGCCCAGACCCTGTTCTACCTGACCCTGGACGAATCCCACCGGCCCTATCGCCTTTACCGGCATATCCTGGGAACACCACAATCGAGTGACGCTCTGCTTTACCAGGAGGACGACCCTAAATACTCCCTGGAGCTGTTCAAGACCCGCAGCCGGAAATACATCGTGCTCCATATCTCCAGCAAGGCCACCACCGAAGAGCGCTACATCGAAGCCGACAAGCCCCGGAGCGGGTTGAAAATACTATCACCCAGAAGGCCGGGGATCGAATACTACCTTGAGCATCAGGGCCGGTATTTTTATGTTCTGACCAACCAAAACGCCGTCAATTTTAAGGTGCTGAGAGCTTCGGTCAAAGCGGGCGGAGAATGGCAGGAGTTCATCGCCCCGAGCGACTCCGTATTGCTGGAGGGGGTGGATGCCTTCAAAGATTTCATGGCGGTATATGAACGGCGCAACGGCCTGAAGAATATAAGGATCATCGACAGTAAAAACGGTACCGAACATTATGTGGAATTCCCGGAGCCGGACTACAGCTTCTGGCCCAGCCGCAACTGGGAATACGAGTCATACAAACTGAGGTTCTCCTACACCTCCTTGGTCACTCCCAGCACGGTTTACGACTATGATGTCAGAAAAAGGGCCAAGGAATCACTGAAAAGACAGGAGGTGCTGGGCGGCTATAACCAGGATGACTACCGGTGCGAACGTATCTTCGCCCGGGCCGGTGACGGCGCCATGATACCAATCTCGCTGGTCTATAAGGAGGGCCGGTTGACGGATGGCAAGAGCCCCCTGGTGTTGGAAGGTTACGGGGCCTATGGGGCCAGCAGCAATCCTTATTTCTCCAGCGCCCGCCTGAGCCTGCTGGACCGGGGATTTATTTATGCCATAGCCCATGTCAGGGGGGGCGGGGAGATGGGCCGCCGGTGGTATGACCAGGGAAAGCTGCTGAACAAGAAGAACAGCTTCACCGATTTCATTGCCTGTGCCGAATACCTGATATCTCAAAAGTATACCTCGCCGGACAAACTGGTGATCACCGGAGGCAGCGCCGGGGGGCTGCTGATGGGGGCGGTGGCCAATATCCGGCCCGATCTTTTCCAGGGAGTGGTGGCCAATGTCCCGTTCGTGGACGTCATCAACACCATGCTTGACCCTTCCATCCCCCTGACCACCGCTGAATACGAGGAATGGGGCAACCCCGGAGACCCGGCCTATTACTTCTATATGAAATCATATTCGCCCTACGATAACGTAAAAAGGCAGAACTATCCCAACATGCTGATAACCGCCGGGCTGAACGACCCCCGGGTGGGCTTCTGGGAGCCGGCCAAATGGACGGCAAAGCTCAGGGCCCTTAAGACCGATAATAATCTTCTGTTGCTGAAAACCAATATGGGGGCCGGCCACGGGGGCTTGACCGGAAGGTTCGATTACCTTAAGGAGGAGGCCTTTGAATATGCCTTTATTCTCGGCCTTTTCGGGATCGGGAAATGA
- a CDS encoding L-threonylcarbamoyladenylate synthase — protein sequence MFGRKKGLIIKVESGQPGSFAVGRAASILKEEGVIAFPTDTVYGLGCRADSAKAVRAIFKLKGRDFKNPLILFIGSAGEIQRYSKELPAYAEKLLRAFWPGPLTLVVRASDRVVGWKLDKGGTIGLRVPDNALLQEIIQASGMPLATTSANRSGAAESFSAQEVMDSLPGPADLMLDGGQITRSCPSTVLDITGDHPVILRKGAVSPNQIQQQIGIPVKLSKIQVLFVCTGNTCRSPMAEGYLKHILPKTWKDRVVVRSCGTGALPGMPAMGNSQQASSRNGFDIISHRSSSCTQGLVRQADLIIAMEEKHRRDVKILVPENEVKLLSPDGVPDPIGGTLEDYLRTLDLIKAEMPDVLELIKEKLD from the coding sequence ATGTTCGGCCGTAAAAAAGGTTTGATCATCAAGGTGGAGTCCGGCCAGCCGGGCTCTTTTGCCGTTGGGCGGGCGGCCAGTATCCTGAAGGAAGAAGGGGTCATCGCCTTTCCCACCGACACCGTTTATGGCCTGGGATGCCGGGCCGATTCGGCCAAGGCGGTCCGGGCCATATTCAAATTAAAAGGACGGGATTTCAAAAACCCCCTGATACTGTTCATCGGTTCGGCCGGGGAGATCCAGCGATATTCCAAAGAGCTTCCGGCCTATGCTGAAAAGCTGCTCCGGGCATTCTGGCCGGGGCCGCTGACCCTGGTGGTCAGGGCTTCCGACCGGGTGGTCGGCTGGAAACTTGACAAGGGAGGGACCATCGGGCTCCGGGTCCCGGACAACGCCCTGCTGCAGGAGATCATCCAGGCATCCGGAATGCCGCTGGCGACCACCAGCGCCAACCGCAGCGGGGCTGCAGAGTCATTTTCCGCCCAGGAGGTGATGGATTCATTGCCGGGTCCGGCGGACCTGATGCTGGACGGAGGCCAGATAACCAGAAGTTGTCCTTCGACCGTGCTGGACATAACCGGAGATCATCCGGTGATCCTCCGGAAAGGGGCCGTCTCTCCGAACCAAATCCAGCAGCAGATCGGAATTCCGGTGAAACTCAGCAAAATACAGGTGCTGTTCGTTTGCACCGGCAACACCTGCCGCAGCCCCATGGCCGAGGGCTACCTGAAGCATATCCTTCCCAAGACATGGAAGGACAGGGTTGTGGTAAGATCGTGCGGGACCGGCGCCCTGCCGGGAATGCCGGCCATGGGCAACTCCCAGCAGGCCTCATCCAGGAACGGCTTTGACATCATCAGCCACCGGTCATCGTCCTGCACCCAGGGCCTGGTGCGGCAGGCGGACCTGATAATAGCCATGGAAGAGAAGCACCGCCGGGACGTCAAAATATTGGTTCCCGAAAATGAAGTGAAGCTGTTATCCCCTGACGGGGTCCCCGATCCCATCGGGGGAACCCTGGAGGATTACTTAAGGACCCTGGATCTCATCAAGGCCGAAATGCCGGACGTTCTGGAGTTGATAAAAGAGAAGCTGGACTGA
- the def gene encoding peptide deformylase, with the protein MIGQDNKIMPIRIFGDPVLRKKTQAIENIDGSIARLARGMVESLSQARGLGLAAPQVGQSKSICIINLPLLDEKVKQPLVVINPRIHLREGEVIYEEGCLSFPGIYAEVSRPKKIALSGFDLDGNALEYEADDILARVFLHEADHLDGVLFIDHLSTIKRQLLKTKLKKLNQD; encoded by the coding sequence GTGATCGGGCAAGACAATAAAATAATGCCCATCAGGATCTTCGGCGATCCGGTGCTGCGAAAAAAAACCCAGGCCATAGAGAATATCGATGGCTCGATAGCCCGGCTGGCCAGGGGGATGGTGGAATCCCTCAGCCAGGCCAGGGGCCTGGGGCTGGCGGCCCCGCAGGTGGGGCAATCCAAATCGATCTGCATCATCAACCTGCCGCTGTTGGACGAGAAGGTCAAACAACCGCTGGTGGTGATAAACCCCCGGATACACCTGAGGGAAGGGGAGGTCATTTACGAGGAGGGATGCCTGAGCTTCCCCGGCATCTATGCCGAGGTAAGCCGCCCCAAGAAGATCGCCCTGTCGGGTTTCGATCTTGACGGCAATGCCCTGGAGTATGAGGCTGATGACATCCTGGCCCGGGTGTTCCTGCACGAGGCCGACCATCTTGACGGGGTGCTGTTCATAGATCATCTAAGCACCATCAAAAGGCAGCTCCTGAAGACCAAATTGAAGAAGTTGAATCAAGATTAG
- the yajC gene encoding preprotein translocase subunit YajC, with product MLGIAFALGQGGAPSGSSSGGGLMGLLPIIIMFVIIYLLLILPQQKQQKKHKEMLNTLQKGDRVVAAGGIHGTIVGVDEQRNIVVLKIDENVKIEVQKSTVASKIENK from the coding sequence TTGTTAGGAATAGCATTTGCATTGGGACAGGGCGGAGCGCCGTCCGGAAGCAGTTCGGGTGGGGGGCTGATGGGACTGCTGCCCATCATCATCATGTTCGTGATCATCTATCTGCTGCTGATACTTCCCCAGCAGAAACAGCAGAAGAAGCACAAGGAGATGCTGAACACCCTGCAGAAGGGCGACAGGGTGGTGGCGGCCGGGGGCATCCACGGCACCATCGTCGGGGTCGACGAACAGAGGAACATCGTGGTCCTGAAGATCGACGAGAACGTCAAAATAGAGGTCCAGAAATCAACCGTGGCCTCCAAGATCGAAAATAAGTAG
- a CDS encoding cytidine deaminase: protein MPKPYPLNAKSLIEAAKKVRQKAYAPYSGFKVGAALLGKSGRIYTGCNVENASYGLACCAERNAVFKALSEGEKDFLAIAIASSSNEPTAPCGACRQVLNEFAPDISVIMPGKKGTVKTTLKKLLPFAFGPKSLK, encoded by the coding sequence ATGCCTAAACCCTATCCTCTAAACGCTAAAAGCCTGATCGAGGCTGCAAAAAAGGTTCGTCAAAAGGCCTATGCGCCATACTCTGGGTTCAAGGTGGGAGCCGCCCTGTTGGGTAAGAGCGGCAGAATATACACCGGATGCAATGTGGAGAATGCCTCCTACGGCCTGGCCTGCTGTGCCGAAAGGAACGCCGTTTTCAAGGCCCTGTCCGAGGGGGAGAAAGATTTTCTGGCCATAGCCATAGCGTCCAGCAGCAATGAACCTACCGCCCCCTGCGGGGCCTGCCGCCAGGTGCTTAATGAATTCGCCCCGGATATATCGGTCATCATGCCGGGCAAGAAGGGAACTGTCAAAACCACCCTGAAGAAATTACTGCCGTTTGCCTTCGGGCCAAAATCACTAAAATAA
- a CDS encoding phosphopentomutase: MMRKAVLIVLDGCGVGELPDAAKYGDSGSNTLGNLSRAIPGGFKLSHLQKLGLGNIIPLAGMEPSDKPSANFGKMAERSPGKDSTDGHWEMAGLVTVKPFPTYPQGFPPEVIDPFKKAIGRDILANKTASGTEIIKELGDEHVRTGLPIIYTSADSVFQIACHEEVVPLEQLYDWCRKARDILAGEHAVGRVIARPFIGTSGSYQRVGAHRQDFSLQPPRPTILDHIKKAGLEVVGVGKIHDLYAGQGLTQSLHSDDNHDGMAKIIDAWPKLSRGLLMANLVEFDMTWGHRNDVAGFYRGLQDFDAWLPGLLKAMTGEDILIITADHGNDPTTSSTDHSREYVPLLVYGPGLKSGIDLGVRESFSDIAATLAEMFEIAGLEHVQSFLGLINR; the protein is encoded by the coding sequence ATTATGAGAAAAGCGGTGCTGATAGTGCTGGACGGCTGCGGGGTGGGGGAACTGCCCGATGCGGCAAAATACGGGGATAGCGGCAGCAATACCCTGGGCAACCTGTCCCGGGCGATACCGGGGGGATTTAAGCTGTCCCATCTGCAAAAATTGGGGCTGGGCAATATCATCCCCCTGGCCGGAATGGAGCCGTCAGACAAGCCCTCGGCCAATTTCGGCAAGATGGCCGAAAGATCGCCGGGCAAGGACTCCACCGACGGGCACTGGGAGATGGCCGGGCTGGTGACCGTAAAGCCGTTTCCCACCTACCCCCAAGGTTTTCCTCCGGAGGTCATCGACCCGTTCAAAAAGGCCATCGGCCGGGATATTCTGGCCAACAAGACCGCCTCGGGGACGGAGATCATCAAGGAACTGGGCGATGAGCATGTCAGGACAGGCCTCCCGATAATCTACACCTCGGCCGACAGCGTCTTTCAGATAGCCTGCCACGAGGAGGTGGTCCCCCTGGAACAGCTTTACGACTGGTGCCGGAAGGCCCGGGATATTCTGGCCGGTGAGCATGCGGTGGGGCGGGTGATAGCCCGGCCCTTCATCGGGACCTCCGGCAGTTACCAGAGAGTGGGAGCGCACCGGCAGGACTTTTCGCTCCAGCCGCCCCGGCCCACCATTCTGGATCATATTAAAAAAGCCGGGCTGGAGGTGGTGGGGGTGGGCAAGATCCACGACCTGTATGCCGGCCAGGGGCTGACCCAGAGCCTCCACAGTGATGACAACCATGACGGCATGGCCAAGATCATTGACGCCTGGCCAAAGCTCTCCCGGGGCCTGCTGATGGCCAACCTGGTGGAATTCGACATGACCTGGGGCCACCGTAACGATGTGGCGGGGTTTTATCGGGGGCTGCAGGATTTCGATGCCTGGCTGCCCGGCCTGCTCAAAGCAATGACCGGAGAAGACATCCTGATCATTACCGCCGACCATGGCAACGATCCCACCACATCATCCACCGACCATTCCCGGGAATATGTGCCGCTGTTGGTCTACGGACCGGGATTAAAAAGCGGCATCGATCTGGGCGTCAGAGAAAGTTTTTCCGACATAGCCGCCACCCTGGCGGAGATGTTTGAGATAGCCGGCCTGGAGCACGTGCAGAGCTTTTTGGGTTTGATAAACCGTTAA
- a CDS encoding Ig-like domain-containing protein, which yields MKKALYTLTVVLLIGAVIVGCGKKENPFEPITSSYLPTTAMESQGPTVLSINTRDGNNALYESPTYDEIVVLFDADMNPSTINTSTILLQEVEHLATPLTYTVSYDKASKKATIKATNGWDDDARYLVTVTTGARDIHGHALDGNGNDWVDPQDFYREQFTGFTTTTAAYDVTPPTVAMARPTNDAIYFSTTDSIEIWIMDNDSVDRASITQDAFVLTKANGQVVTLPAMYVEESFAPTLYIVRFRPLATVLVDSNDYFFTVRTTIKDMKGNMLDGNNNGDAENEFLDRERIKFRTFDPRNGGIPTQNTNLRVLSTAYVDANRGLVIRFTRKMNPATLNTSNIKIYNNADYTEYIPGSISILPDTMGVRYSLENYDGSGYLWVSRLVRDTAGFYLDQNNNGISGEAAYTTGEGTYQVSDDLFASINYNSGLVMILFNDMAEDGNVGWTTRGTTPQLWHRSTRSVSANTNNGGLYAWHCGVDADSSYLVAGPTAVHDTLMMPEMDLTAYNIYSNCRLRYDRWYYTDGAADACRLIASTDNGASWTTLLTWSGNSPGWSIASWSVNAYLGTKVRFALAFDTDAVGNVWPSEGFYIDNIRLEVY from the coding sequence ATGAAAAAAGCCTTATATACTCTGACTGTTGTCCTTTTGATCGGGGCCGTCATCGTGGGATGTGGCAAGAAGGAGAACCCGTTCGAACCGATCACCAGTTCCTACCTGCCGACTACCGCCATGGAATCCCAGGGTCCGACCGTGCTGAGCATCAACACCCGGGACGGCAATAATGCCCTTTATGAGTCGCCGACCTACGATGAGATAGTGGTGCTGTTCGACGCCGATATGAATCCCTCGACCATAAACACCAGCACCATCCTGCTGCAGGAGGTGGAGCACCTGGCCACCCCCCTGACCTACACCGTAAGCTATGACAAGGCCTCCAAAAAGGCCACCATCAAAGCCACCAACGGCTGGGATGACGACGCCAGATATCTGGTAACGGTCACCACCGGGGCCAGGGATATCCACGGACACGCCCTGGACGGCAACGGCAACGACTGGGTGGACCCGCAGGACTTTTACAGGGAGCAGTTCACCGGCTTCACCACTACCACCGCGGCCTATGACGTTACGCCTCCCACGGTGGCTATGGCCAGGCCCACCAACGATGCCATCTATTTCAGCACCACCGATTCCATCGAGATATGGATCATGGACAACGACAGCGTCGACCGGGCCAGCATCACCCAGGACGCCTTCGTGCTGACCAAGGCCAACGGCCAGGTGGTCACCCTGCCGGCCATGTATGTCGAGGAATCGTTCGCCCCCACCCTGTACATAGTCCGGTTCCGGCCCTTGGCCACGGTTCTGGTTGATTCCAACGATTATTTCTTCACCGTCAGGACCACCATAAAGGACATGAAGGGCAACATGCTTGACGGCAACAACAATGGAGACGCCGAGAACGAGTTCCTGGACCGGGAACGGATCAAATTCCGCACCTTCGATCCCCGCAACGGCGGCATACCGACCCAAAACACCAACCTGCGGGTGCTGTCCACCGCCTATGTGGATGCCAACCGGGGCCTGGTGATCCGGTTCACCCGCAAGATGAACCCGGCCACCCTCAACACCTCCAATATCAAGATCTACAATAACGCCGATTACACCGAGTACATCCCGGGCAGCATCAGCATCCTTCCCGACACCATGGGGGTGCGCTACTCTCTGGAGAACTACGACGGTTCGGGCTACCTGTGGGTCAGCCGTCTGGTGCGCGACACCGCCGGATTCTACCTGGACCAGAACAACAACGGCATCTCCGGCGAGGCCGCCTATACCACCGGCGAGGGCACCTATCAGGTTTCCGACGACCTGTTTGCCTCCATCAATTACAATTCCGGCCTGGTGATGATCCTGTTCAACGACATGGCAGAGGATGGAAACGTAGGCTGGACCACCCGGGGGACCACTCCCCAGCTATGGCATCGCAGCACCCGAAGCGTATCTGCAAATACTAATAACGGCGGTCTATATGCCTGGCATTGCGGGGTGGATGCCGACTCCAGCTATCTGGTGGCCGGCCCCACCGCGGTTCACGATACCCTGATGATGCCGGAGATGGACCTTACCGCCTATAACATCTACAGCAACTGCCGTTTACGGTATGATAGATGGTATTACACCGATGGCGCGGCCGATGCCTGCCGGCTTATCGCCTCCACCGATAACGGAGCCAGTTGGACAACGTTATTAACCTGGAGCGGCAACTCACCCGGATGGTCAATTGCAAGCTGGTCAGTAAATGCTTATTTGGGAACAAAAGTGCGTTTTGCCTTGGCCTTTGACACCGATGCCGTGGGCAACGTTTGGCCTTCTGAAGGCTTTTATATTGACAACATCCGTTTAGAAGTGTACTAG